The following are encoded together in the Montipora foliosa isolate CH-2021 chromosome 12, ASM3666993v2, whole genome shotgun sequence genome:
- the LOC137979043 gene encoding melatonin receptor type 1B-B-like — MNNIDPGDASVDVLAILRAQLEARTKVTVVVESIVLITIDIIALIGNAILCYIIYRNARLHNPTTMLIVALAFTDLLTATLVMPLTIDAVVHSKRRFSDTVCKAHAFAMSVLAQVSIYLMAMTAFNRYVCVKRRSLYKKIFTKKQTFFIIAVVWVVALFINGLPSVLSLDDFFFCPGYLLCWRRMMSPGAIYGFNAWLYGSFTVAYVVIVVCYWKVFRAVSQHNAEVATNLRQGCHNEEVSVSKAVATIVLSFTLCWIPAEVMDTMDKINPLLLPRQVFLVATSLWFLSSAINPFIYGVMNSAFRTEYKKIFSVVAVKRPVRVSSANISTHLDNPETSPPGSATKDQGF; from the exons ATGAACAACATCGATCCTGGAGATGCCAGCGTCGATGTTCTTGCTATTTTACGAGCGCAACTCGAAGCCCGGACAAAAGTAACCGTCGTAGTAGAGTCGATAGTTCTAATAACCATTGATATCATTGCCCTGATTGGAAATGCCATCCTTTGCTACATCATTTACCGAAACGCCAGGCTCCATAATCCCACGACAATGCTGATTGTGGCACTCGCCTTCACAGACCTGCTAACTGCCACTCTCGTCATGCCTCTTACGATAGACGCCGTTGTCCACAGTAAAAGGCGTTTCAGTGACACGGTCTGTAAAGCACACGCATTCGCGATGTCAGTTCTGGCCCAGGTGTCGATCTATCTCATGGCTATGACAGCCTTCAATCGGTACGTTTGTGTCAAGAGAAGGAGCCTCTACAAGAAGATCTTCACAAAGAAGCAGACTTTTTTCATAATAGCCGTCGTGTGGGTAGTAGCGCTTTTCATAAATGGTCTCCCCAGCGTGCTTTCTCTGGACGATTTCTTCTTCTGCCCTGGGTACCTCTTGTGCTGGAGACGAATGATGTCTCCCGGAGCCATATACGGCTTCAACGCTTGGCTTTATGGTTCCTTCACAGTGGCCTACGTGGTAATTGTGGTGTGCTATTGGAAGGTGTTCCGCGCCGTATCACAACACAACGCAGAAGTCGCCACAAACCTACGCCAAGGATGCCATAATGAGGAAGTGTCCGTATCCAAAGCAGTGGCAACCATCGTTCTTTCGTTCACGCTTTGCTGGATCCCAGCAGAAGTAATGGACACCATGGATAAGATCAACCCACTTCTCCTTCCACGTCAG GTTTTCCTCGTGGCAACATCTCTTTGGTTCTTAAGCAGTGCAATCAACCCATTTATTTATGGCGTTATGAATAGTGCATTCCGCACGGAGTACAAGAAGATCTTTTCCGTCGTCGCAGTCAAACGTCCAGTACGAGTCTCGTCCGCCAACATTTCCACTCATCTGGATAATCCAGAGACGTCCCCGCCTGGAAGTGCCACAAAAGACCAGGGtttttaa
- the LOC137978747 gene encoding uncharacterized protein, producing the protein MAIAHEPATFSGNDVPAGHHDIHEGRNEQLSALKLEDQLMRVLFLSTTESMQTFFAPEKMQSKDIAPWLFGSSSNRTSNEEAFVETYSRESSSASCSNGNWSNQGEPSGKSRKEIVHAPDWQSSLRTMSSFTSVFYDQEIMENCKCPFAPCRSHRPEDQSFGNCINGPQYPSLFDAIKDDHLVPVSHHQRQFSYKNPKDSVCPSTVTDYHSVTLSTKADDSVVSSSVNRAFKDDPQSGHKCPSLFPPMQDTSTDKAIQISCKCTENNRIHPCLAQATEDVSPTSDTVRQSKKDHLNTNASSQPYPDLLQAVKDDPVASFTGRCSNSYKQDMNKLEPHEHIFLSSKKLRKIERLSLHGNFEKSLQLQEEVAQHILLSCKRPDLRSLERLPDNLVSDLSATNNIKG; encoded by the coding sequence ATGGCAATTGCTCACGAACCAGCTACTTTCTCTGGTAATGACGTTCCCGCAGGCCACCATGACATTCATGAAGGTCGAAATGAGCAGCTGTCAGCCTTGAAGTTGGAGGATCAGTTGATGAGAGTTCTGTTTTTGTCGACAACAGAAAGTATGCAAACATTCTTTGCTCCTGAAAAAATGCAGTCAAAGGATATAGCGCCTTGGTTGTTTGGCAGTTCTTCAAATAGAACTTCTAATGAGGAAGCTTTTGTGGAAACATACTCGAGGGAATCATCTAGCGCGAGTTGTTCGAATGGTAACTGGTCCAACCAAGGAGAGCCATCTGGTAAGAGTAGAAAAGAAATTGTCCATGCACCAGATTGGCAATCATCATTGAGGACTATGAGTAGTTTTACATCAGTATTTTATGACCAAGAAATTATGGAGAATTGCAAATGCCCATTCGCACCATGCAGAAGTCATCGACCCGAGGATCAGTCCTTTGGTAATTGCATTAATGGTCCACAGTATCCTTCTCTTTTTGATGCAATTAAAGATGATCATCTAGTTCCTGTGTCGCATCATCAACGACAATTTTCATATAAAAACCCAAAAGATTCAGTCTGTCCGTCAACAGTGACTGATTACCATTCTGTAACGTTAAGTACCAAAGCAGACGATTCAGTTGTGTCTAGTTCTGTAAACAGAGCATTCAAAGATGATCCACAGAGTGGACATAAATGTCCATCTTTATTTCCTCCCATGCAAGACACCAGCACTGACAAagcaattcaaatctcctgtaAATGTACTGAAAACAATCGGATTCATCCATGCCTTGCACAAGCAACAGAGGACGTTTCACCGACATCTGACACAGTACGTCAATCTAAAAAAGACCATTTAAACACAAATGCAAGTAGTCAACCATACCCTGATCTCTTACAAGCGGTGAAGGACGATCCTGTGGCATCATTCACTGGACGTTGTTCAAACTCTTACAAGCAAGACATGAATAAATTAGAACCTCATGAGCATATTTTCCTCTCGAGCAAAAAGTTAAGAAAGATCGAACGACTGTCTCTGCATGGTAACTTTGAGAAGAGCCTTCAACTACAAGAAGAAGTGGCCCAGCATATTCTACTCTCATGCAAGCGTCCAGATTTGCGATCTTTAGAACGTCTTCCAGATAATCTTGTGAGCGATTTGTCTGCGACGAACAATATTAAGGGATAG